The proteins below are encoded in one region of Malaclemys terrapin pileata isolate rMalTer1 chromosome 20, rMalTer1.hap1, whole genome shotgun sequence:
- the LOC128826314 gene encoding uncharacterized protein LOC128826314, whose protein sequence is MHLHGSALWCLEELLKFGVRPDAAVPSAPVPDRGISGLGSAGTVPHAEDRPGGLAPPMESPLGLPWLESFRTQDSWVLETIPCLQPQVGRRVLVQGSPRCLVGWVAPPRPPVKLESLKRWNEERVVWCEKGVQILLTTVGAFAAFGLMTIAIGTDYWLYARAFICNTTNISSEEMPHKDKKDPGGLTHSGLWRICCLEGLKRGVCVKINHFPEDTDYDHDSAEYLLLPGAMGHLSQSLCDCSPWHD, encoded by the exons GGCTCTGCCCTTTGGTGCCTGGAAGAGTTGCTGAAATTTGGAGTGAGGCCGGATGCAGCCGTGCCAAGTGCTCCTGTTCCAGACAGAGGAATATCGGGCTTGGG gtcGGCTGGCACCGTGCCCCACGCTGAGGACAGACCAGGTGGGCTGGCGCCACCCATGGAATCGCCCCTGGGGCTGCCA tggttagagagttttaggacccaggactcctgggttctagagacgatcccctgtctccagccacaagtggggaggagggtgctggtGCAAGGAAGTCCCCGTTGTCTGGTTGGGTGGGTGGCCCCACCCCGTCCCCCTGTCAAGCTGGAGTCCCTGAAGCGCTGGAATGAGGAGAGGGTGGTGTGGTGTGAGAAGGGGGTTCAGATCCTCCTCACCACCGTCGGGGCCTTCGCAGCCTTCGGCCTCATGACCATCGCCATTGGTACTGACTACTGGCTCTACGCCCGCGCCTTCATCTGTAACACCACCAACATCTCCAGTGAGGAGATGCCCCACAAGGACAAGAAGGACCCAGGGGGCCTCACTCACTCTGGCCTCTGGAGGATATGCTGCCTGGAAG GCCTGAAGAGGGGTGTGTGCGTGAAAATTAACCACTTCCCCGAGGACACAGATTACGACCACGACAGCGCAGAGTATCTCCTGC TGCCCGGTGCGATGGGGCACCTGTCTCAGTCACTCTGTGACTGCAGCCCCTGGCATGACTGA